GATGGGAAAGCCGGGGTCCGGCACCAGGCACTCGTCGCCCTCTTCCAGCAGGGCGGTGATGGCGAATGACATGATGGGCTTGGCGCCGGGGGTCACCACCACGTTCTCCGGCCCGTACTGGACGCCGATCTGCTTGGAGTAATACTCGGCGATGGCCTTGCGGTGCTCGGGCAGGCCGGCCGAGGGCCCGTAATGGGTCTTGCCGGCGTCCAGGGCCTTCTTGGCGGCTTCCTTGATGTTCTTGGGGGTGTCAAAATCCGGCTCGCCGATCTCCAGGTGGACGATCTTCTTGCCCTCGGCCTCCAGCTTCTTGGCCTTGGCCATCATCTCGAAGGCTGTCTCGACCTTCAGTTTCTCCATCTTGGCTGCAAATTTCATTTGTCTCTCCGTTTTATTTTGCCCACGAAATACACGAAAAACCCTAAAATAATTTTTAGTGGATTTTAGTGCCTTTTAGTGGGTAAGTGGTTTATAGCTTACCGAGAATGGCCAGGATGCCCATCACGATGAACAGCCCCCCGGCGATGTAATGCAGGATGTTCTGCGGGATGACCTTGATAATGGCCTGTCCGAACAGCGCCCCTATCAGGGTGACGCAGACCAGGGCCAGGCTGCCGCCCAAAAAGACCGAGAGCCAGCTCTTGGATTCAGAGGTCATGGTGATTACGGCCAATTGGGTCTTGTCGCCCAGCTCGGCCAGGAACAGGGTGACGAAAGCGGCGCCAAAGATTTTCCAGTTCATGAGATACTCTTTCTATCCGCAGACGCCGTCGGCCAAAGCCGGCAAACAAGTAAGCCTGCTATGGCGTCGGACGATTAAACAGATTTTCGCAGATTTATTTACTTTTGATAAAACGTTTATATTCTAAACTTGGT
Above is a window of bacterium DNA encoding:
- a CDS encoding TMEM165/GDT1 family protein; translation: MNWKIFGAAFVTLFLAELGDKTQLAVITMTSESKSWLSVFLGGSLALVCVTLIGALFGQAIIKVIPQNILHYIAGGLFIVMGILAILGKL